Part of the Oryzias melastigma strain HK-1 linkage group LG24, ASM292280v2, whole genome shotgun sequence genome, GAGAGGACATATCACGTCATGTGACTGCAGGCCATGTGAGGAAATATGACGTCACACAAGCTGCCGCTTTTTTATTGCAACCGGGAGTTTTAACTTGTAGGGCACTAGGACCCAGAAAACGCCTTTCCAATGACGTAATGCGCAGCCCCCCCTCCTGAAATCGCCGCCCATTCGTGTGTCAAACGTTCTTTGATGAGTTCCCGCGGGAATGCGGCCGTGTGTTGATCAGCAGCTGCTAAACGTGAACTGTCATCAACTGTCAGCAGCAATGTCGTAAACCCGAACCCTCCGGACCGGATGTCATGTGGAACACTGGACTGAACGTGAGCGGGTTTCAATCATTTGAAgacaattttagcattttgtattTGTAGTCATCACCTGTGtttgaatgtaaatgttttagaagCTCGTGTGGTGATGAAGCTCCAGCTGTGTGGAGCAGTGATGGAGGAAGGCAGACTGTGAGTGTTTGCACTTGGATCATCTTTTCTTCATGTTCTGATGgactttttttcacatgttcttcaTCTGTTTCCAGTAGGAGTTGCTTGTGCTTTTAATCTACCACTATTTTACACCAATATATTTAATACCACTGCATTTTTACTTGActgttattgtgttttaatgtgtctctaatttattaattatttttaagtccTTTTAATCCGGGGCCTTTCAGAGTTTACTGAACAATAGTTTTAGATGTCATTTCTCGAGCTGTTCTTCAGTGTGTCCTTTTACTTGCAGTTTGCCCCATTTATATTGTTGTGATCAGTTTTAGGGCCAGTTGTNNNNNNNNNNNNNNNNNNNNNNNNNNNNNNNNNNNNNNNNNNNNNNNNNNNNNNNNNNNNNNNNNNNNNNNNNNNNNNNNNNNNNNNNNNNNNNNNNNNNNNNNNNNNNNNNNNNNNNNNNNNNNNNNNNNNNNNNNNNNNNNNNNNNNNNNNNNNNNNNNNNNNNNNNNNNNNNNNNNNNNNNNNNNNNNNNNNNNNNNNNNNNNNNNNNNNNNNNNNNNNNNNNNNNNNNNNNNNNNNNNNNNNNNNNNNNNNNNNNNNNNNNNNNNNNNNNNNNNNNNNNNNNNNNNNNNNNNNNNNNNNNNNNNNNNNNNNNNNNNNNNNNNNNNNNNNNNNNNNNNNNNNNNNNNNNNNNNNNNNNNNNNNNNNNNNNNNNNNNNNNNNNNNNNNNNNNNNNNNNNNNNNNNNNNNNTCATTTTTACTTCActgttattgtgttttaatgtgtctctaatttattaatgatttttaagTCCTTTTAATCCGGGGCCTTTCAGAGTTTACTGAACAATAGTTTTAGATGTCATTTCTTGAGCTGTTCTTCAGTGTGTCCTTTTACTTGCAGTTTGCCCCATTTATATTGTTGTGATCAGTTTTTGGGCCAGTTGTATTTTAAGTGTTGTGTTTTCCAGCTCTGAGTTTGTACTAAAACTACTGTCGGTTCTGTTCCTTTATTCCGTTCAAATAAACCTTTGGAATCTGCTCCAGTTCATTCTGGACTCCTGCTTTTCCACTGTGCAGTCTCATTGTTGCATTCACCTGTGACCcgttttagaactttatttacGAATATGACCAAACAGATGGGCCGTCTAAGGGCAGAtgagaaaatgacatttgaaaaagatcatatttgtgagctccctgctccacatccacatgcagacaaataaaaaccccAACATGCCATTGATTGAGCTCCTCAAACCTCTCTGATATTACATGTTAAAtgcacatattttatttaaatcaatattcTGAACAGCTAAAACGTTCTTCTACCAGATGGTGGCAGTACAGAACAGCAGGAACAGAATCAGCGTCCATCCAGATCTaattctaaaatgaaatgttaacgTACGGCAGGATGACATGAATACTAGAAATGACTGAAAACTATTCCAAGATCAAATAAAGCCGCTGGGCGCTTTGCAGACACAGTCGGAGGTGTAGATGTCATACAAGCAGGTTTTACTTTGGGACATTTTGTCTTCTGTTGATCTGGTCAGCTGATAAACCATCAAATCCActgtaaacatttgattttctgtTAAATCAATTATAAATATAATCTCTGAACATTGTTagaattacattttatatataaagatgGGATATGTCTTCAGAAACAGCAAGAGGATGGTCCAGAATTTAAGTCAAAATTTCAAActatcatatttttaaagaagtaaaCATCTTTTTCCATCATGCAGTTACCATTACAGCTGCCTGAACCTGcaagaacaaacatttcagcCACATCAGGTCaggaagtgaaacaaaaaccaTGAGGCCGAGTCAGTGGAATTAAGATCTTTAATGTGAGTCTCGCCTTCAAACATcgtcttacatttttattgtttcagttaCAGGAAGAGCAGCTACAGGTGGAGCAGGACAGAGCAGAGGTTCCCAAACTGCTGACGGGAAGAAGGAAAGACATAACCTGATGCTGAGAGCATTCAGACATTTACAGTTACACTCTGAAGGCCTTTTGACAGATTGCTCTGATATGAGGCTTCACTGCTGGAGGTGGGAGGGTTTGGGAACCGCTGTTCTGAAACGGAGCCCCCGACTGGGCCAGGTTTCAGCGAGTCCAGCAGAGTGGGCAGCACAGAGGTCAAAAAAGAACACCACAAACGGTGGACAGAACATTTAGGTACGAAGTGAGGCTCCTTCAGACCAGGAGACAGAAAGGTCAGCTTCATTTAGCCCTGAATCGATTCCCACCGTTCCCTCCTGAAGCAGGCCTTTAGATCTGCAATGAGAACCAAATGCAGGAAATGTCAAACACTAGAAGAAAAGCGTTTTCTACAGGAAGCGTGACTGCTGAAAATCTGAGCTTGGAGCTGAAGACGCTGCAGATGATGATAAAAGGCTCAGACGGCTGCAGTCGCGGGTTAGGATGTTTATACAGAGAAGCTGCTCAGAATTTGAGGATGACAAACTAACAGTGTTGCTTAAATGCAGATTTGGCGTGTGCTGTGGTTTAGCCATGCAGAGCTAAGAGTGAGCACAGGACTTGATGTTAGTCACTGATGTAGTCTGAAAACAGACAGAAGCTCGTCTCGACTGCAAGCTGGTCATCAGAcagtttgtgtttgcttttctcACCAAAGTAATTTAGAGATAATAGCACTTTACAAATGGATGGATTTAAGAGCTTGATGGTAGAAGCTGATGAATGAGTTTGTATCTTTCTGCTGAAGGTAGTAAACAAAAGGAATCTTGGGTAGATGGATTAGTGGTGAAGTGTCAGGCTTTTTCCTTGAAGGTCTTGATAACATTATAACTTCTGACCTGATCAAGAATAGAGATAtcagtgcaggggtgtcaaacttaatcgcacaggggccaaaatcccttaggtcgcaggccgaacaggataatattctaaaattacatttttaaaaccgtacattctttacataattatgaagtagatattagcattacctgtgataatgctagtgtgaatgctgtaagctgaatttggctgctgaagatgctagtgctgatagctgaagatgttgagattgatagctgaaaatgttgaagctgatatccagctaaaatattagctaaataccaaactagcctaaaaaacttttttttttaaacgtaggctagccaaaacagctagcatgtagctgaaatatagctaaacttcaaaatagcctaaatggtcatagtaaatgccaaaattgccctgaaaagctagcagaatggcaatttttaaaactttaaaaccgtaactttttaacttaaataagaataataataaggcaggaatattattccagaataaatcaatgtaaaccttaactaactttcaatattttactctccataaaaacatattttctcaaaattatacaagttagaaataagtacaagataacattgggttattaataacaataaaataaaatgatctggagggccgaataaaATTAACCAGAGGGCCACGTCAAGGCCCACGGGtctactctgatcatcttttgatctattataaaattgttcccagtggtcttttaattatgattatgatgttttcagccaaaatcttaaaacttgtgtcattttataggtcatagtttctgcagagcagcaggagatcattagaaatttacccgAGTTATGGGTGGGACTGTCGAAATGGAGTGaacctgccctcatttcccatcaaccctgcgtttacactctctcttgctagcttacagcccctcacaccatcAACCTAACATTTGTGGTCATCCAGTAACATTGTGCAGTGGTGCAGTTCTGATtaagctcagatgaggaaaacaaagacgttcatgttatatatcatgatatagcTTTTTTCATACTGTgcgataacaatatatatatcacaatataaatcaaaaactatatttgtcaaaactgAATGCTCTGCGGCTCCTAAAAGCAATGTGTAATGATCAGCATGTTATTTAGATTTCAATATGCATTTCCTATCACACTAAACATAACAGATGCAACATGATgccacatttaaacaaataaaaataaataaatttccaccgttaacaggatcattccagtagattctgaaggagaagaatctactggaatgatcctggtcaaaatgaaaaagttacagtaaatcaaagaacataaacactggagctctggtgttaaatggttaaagaaCCACGTGCACTtcacagaacaacaacaaaaatatattttttttaaagaataaatgtgttttttttcctcagaaagAGACGGCGAGTCTCACCATGCTCTGGCAGCTCCCCGTATGCTTTCAAACTGCGAGCCTCATCTGCGTTGTACTTGAGGATGACGTCAGCTTTGTTATCCTGAAACAGACGTGCAGATCAGAAAATACAGCTCAAAGAAGCGGGACAGGAGCTCCTGAACACAAACCTAAGAATATCAGAGATAATGTCTACATTAGAGACGACTGTTGATGCCAAATGACTCGACAACACGGGaggatttatttcagtttactCATCAAATTGGTTGGATTGAGTAGAAATGTTGGTGATAGTTCTCATTCATCCTGGTGGTGCTGAAGTTAAGTCACAGcgactggattaaaaaaaaaaaaaaaaaggaaaaagttattAAATTCCAGCTGCTATGACTCAACTTGAAAGacaatgagtaaaaaaatataaagatttaaTAATAATCTTCATCTACAAACTTTAGAAAAGTGCTAAAAAGGACAAACCCCAAACTGCagaagagtttttgttttactgaggAGCAAACAATATTTGAGAATCATTCTGTAAGTTGTTCCATTAAAGAAGATGAGGTCTGTACTGTTAAACATAGATCCATTTCAACCGTCTCTCTTCAACATCTAGGACTGAGTTCTAGAACCAGAACTTTCCTCAGAATCCTGGCTGTGGTTAAAGCAGGTCATGATGttggagctccacccctgaAGGTCACATGTTATCTACAGCCACCAACTTTCATATCACATGACTACTTCAAATGTCAAGAGCGTCAAGGTAACCAAATCTTACCTTATTTTGGCCAAATATTGTattgataaatgtaaataaacaaatgacaaacatttgacCATTTTCTCTGTGGAATTAAAACGTATAATTAATCTAATAACTGAGAATTTCATGCCTTCCAAAGACTGAAACATGTTTATTAATAATGATTTGAACAATTGGTGAAACTTTCTCTCTCCATTCTTTTGTGATTAATAGAAGGCtctgtagtttttctttgttttcttttttgctaatttcacGTTGAACTAAGCATTTTAAGTAATTCAGATGAATAAACTTAAGAACATCTGGTTTTCCCATGTCAATATTACACAGGTGTagaaaccacctgtgtgaagcGCTGATGCTGATTGGCTGAGGCGACCTCTGAAGGAGGAGACAAAAGTGACTGAGCTGTTAGTATTCTTGGATCATATCTTTggttcctgtttttgttcatgttatGTCATAATCATCTGCTAGAGTTAAGTTACAGTGGATCatgaaatgttcaataaaaatgcaggaaataaaTTATTAAGAGTTTATTTAGACAACAGTGACagcagtagtttttttttgggggggggggtctcctcAGAATCAAATGTCTTCACTGCTCCTCTCTTCCTGTTGTCGACACTTcctgtaaaacatgaaaatgattcAACAGAGATCAGAAAAGACTCCAGACTGTTTGGTTCTCATGAAAATCCTAAAGATTAAGGAAACAATGACTTCACTCCTTCTGCTCTGGTGGAGTTTAGGATGATAGCAATGACTGATTCAGTTACAGCaacaccttaaaaaatgaagaataaatcaCTGACCTCCACAACAAAACACCTGCCAGCATCAGCATTAATGGAAGATTTGATTATCACATGACATGTCTAAGAGAGAAAGGCCGGTGTGAACGGACTCTACTCTACACTGCTGCTCTCTTAGTACGTTCACTCGGGTTATTCTGACTACAGTAAACAGCTTTGATGAAAacgaaaatgatgaaaacttacTGAAGTAATCGTCATGGTTTCACGAGGCCAGAAGGACCCAAGTGCTggaaacatgtctgtgtgtgagaaAGTGATTTATTTAGAGAGGGGTGATGAATCTGGAGTTGGCGTGCAGGCAGGGGGGGTGGAGAGAGATGGAGAACCAAGAGAGGAGAGGCTGCACCGGGGTTTACAGATGGTGTCTAAGGCTTGGGGAGGTGAGCGGCGTTCCTTTGTCCTTCTGGAGCTGGAGGACACGGTGAGCAGGTAGAACCGAGTCTGTGGCTGTGAGTCAGCTGAGCAGAGAGGTCCAGAGATGGTTGGTTGTTGGTTCTCGTGGTTGAAGGATTCTGCAGACAGGAAACAGTTCATGAGCAGAGTACTGGAGGGTGAGGAGAAACTTAAAGTTTAACATGAATATCAGAGACACTGTAGATACAACACGTAAAGGTAGGATACGATCTGTCGATGAACACTGGAAGCTGCAGAGCTTCAATGCTGAACAGCTGAGATGATGAGGTGAGGACCGACTCCTGCTGGAACACCAGAGACCCTCCAAAGCTGTAAGCACCGGGGAGACCTGTGTGGACCAGACAGTAGTTTAGAAATTCAGACCTTCAGACACAGAGAAACCGAGAGAGCGGATAACTAGATTGAAAAACAAGTTACTGGAAAGatgtttgatgtattttataTCCTGCAGCACTCCAGAATGAAATCTGcccctttttacattttatttgttgccTTTCTATTGTCTAACTCTCTTTAGTGGAGGAGCACATCAGTCCTCCTCCACCTTTCATGTGTCTGTATGTTCACAAACGCAGTAAGACTGTGAGGAAGATGTTCttcaggttaaaaataaacgctggAGACGATCGCATCACTTGAAAAGCATAAACACCTCTCAGAGGTTCATGGCAGGTTTTGTGTACAGTCACAAGCAGAACCAGCCAACATTAGTCTGAACTAGGTTGTGGATGAGACTGATGTGATGAAGTCTAAACAGCTTTAAGGACAAGAAAATAGAATCTTTATCACAACTGAAGACTGAGGAAACTTACTCCACTGAATGTCATTTCAGACGAGGTGCTGATGCAGGGAGCTTAtagtaaagtaaaatacatttattttaacatgttgaaACGTTATAATCAAGTAACAGGAAGAAAATACTCACATCAGCATgaaatgctgcagcagctgtctgacatctgctgagaaaagaactgaaaaagaaaaagggagaaCTTAAATAAAGAGAGCAGACGTGCACCTGAtagtttttaattgcattattATGTGTTCGATGAGCTTTCAGAAGTTTGAATTAACACACCTGAAGGTCAAAGATGCCATTGTACTGGTACTGCTGAGAATACAAATAAgacacaaatcaaatgtttgccAGTCAAACtagatcaataaataaagtattctgaGATCTGGCTCCACGTTGAACCTTTAAATCTGTTAATGTAGTTCCATGATGAACCATTCAGCCTGAGATCCTCACAGGCTGCTGTTAGACAGTCTATCCAAAGATCACACTTGCCATTGAACAAGGCCAGAGAAACCTTTCATTTCTGTAGCATCAACCTAAATATTGTTCTGTAGAGATCATCACCAAAACCATCAGGGTGAAGTGAGTCCAGAAAGAGTTTCTGTTTCTCAGCTATAAATATTGTAGAGAtgttatcatcatcatccataAAACACGACACATCAACCTCTCCCTTTCTTCTTTAtcctattaaaaacacagattgagAAAGACTGAGGACACTCAAAACAGGTAGAGATCAGCTGgacctgtctgtctgctctaAGCTGGAAACATCagcatgacctctgacctgaaggtTTCCTACAGGGATTGATACTAATTAGTAAacatgcacatacacacacatgcacatgatagacacacacatgcacacacacaggaggaaaaaaaaacccgaTCAAAATAGTACCAGCAAGGAGCGCAGTATGTCAACTTGGAGATCCTTACAGATGGTCATAAAGGCAGTAAAGGTCagaaatgtacacatttttctcctaaaggaaacagaaacacatatgcgtgattagggcgtggttagggaaagggCAGTGACACCGCTCCCTTCTCCTCtctaaaagagaagaaagatgTCTCACTACCTTTTACGGATAAATTTTCTctcagaaaacatgtttgaaagttgtttttttttttttttttaataaatgtaaagcCCCCCAGACCCTCTTTATTGACAATAATAAATCATTAtactttaatcaaaaatataaaaacacacacggataaatgaattattattttaaaaggataTTCAAATTTCCAACGAAATATTCCCTCTGAAATCTTTTAGGGTATGCGTAAAATACATTGGCATAATGTATAATTAGACAATATAGATATGTAATTTTGACAGCAATGATTCGAGGATcccaaattaaaatgtattttaaagtgcGCACAAAAAAACGACAGAGTTATCGCTCAAGTCCAAATAGACGATCTTTGTTGGGCTTCCCTGACGCCGGAAGCAGCTTCAGAAAATTATGGCGAGCGACGAATCAGAAAAATACGACGAAAGCTGCATTTTTTGCCTCATAGCCAAGAACCAAGACGAAGAAACTGAAGTCATTAAACAGGTACGAGTCGTCCAAGGTTTTCACTTACGTAAAATGTTGGGGAAACGACTTTTAATCAAAGAAAAGGCTAATTTCTTTAGCTTCAGGAAGTCTGTAAACATGTCATAACACTTTCAACCTCTGAGAATAGTGTATTTACAATGAAATTCTggtgaatttatttattattattattaccaaaaataataataaataaatacatgtttttacgCACATATATAAAGATTGCATTCATTTGTAAACAATTAAATTTGTTATCATTTACCATCACTGAATAATgtgattaatcttttttttttttttttttagaaacatgaGTTGTTTAAGATAAACCCggataaaaagaataaaacttgaGCTAAAAAGTGAGACGTTCCAGTAAAGACAGGTTCCTTTTGAGTTTCTGGgttgtgtgtttctgcagaatgaGGAGCTGGTGTGTTTCAGAGACATCtgtcctgctgctcctcatcaCTACCTGGTGATTCCCAGAGAGCACATCCACAGCTGCTGCTCGCTGAGCAGGGAGCACATCCACCTCGGTCAGTCAAAGCATTAGTCAGCATCAGTGCTCTCCACATTGTGCACACATCGGACACTTTATTAGACACAACTGTCCAACAACTGTGTGATGcaatcatgtcaatatggaccaaattCTCTgattccagtaccttgttggatctatgccaccaaggatgaAAGCAGCTCTTAAGGCAAAAAAGGGTTCAACCCACTTTAGCAAGGTGGACTATTACTATATAGTCGATTAATcgccaattattttttccgattagtcaactaactaaaaaaatagatataaaacattacctgcaataatgctagtgtgaatgctgtaagctgtatttgaagatgctagtgctgaaaaagctaaaattgatagctgaaaatgccgaaattgatag contains:
- the LOC112158111 gene encoding histidine triad nucleotide-binding protein 3 isoform X2; the protein is MASDESEKYDESCIFCLIAKNQDEETEVIKQNEELVCFRDICPAAPHHYLVIPREHIHSCCSLSREHIHLVERMTSMGRAVLKEQGITNMEEVS